CGACCGACTCTCGACGCCATTGCGAAAGACGAGCACGTACTCGTGTTCGAGCGTGACGTAGGCGTTCGGGGGTACCATACCGCTGCCCATGAATTTCGTGCCCGAGTTGACCGGCTTGCGCCAGAGCAACTCGGGCAAGGGCTCGAAACCCCGCTGCTCGAAGGCGTCGACGATCCGCGAGTGGTTCGGGTAGACGCGAAAACTGTCGTCGACCTTGCGCGTCGCGTCGCCGACGTTGATACAGGCGATACCGCCGTCGACGAGCACCCGCCGGAGTTCCGCCCAGACATCGTCGAGTACCGTGTGCATAGCATCGAACGCCGCCTGTCCGTCGCCCGCGTCGAGGTGGTCGCCAACGTCGGACTGCAACTCGGCGAACAGCCCATCCCACATCTCTACCATCGGATACGGCGGCGACGTGACGACGAGCTCGACCGAATCGTCGTCGAGTTCGGACAGCTCCCGTGAGTCCCCCACGACGACGCGATGACGAGTCTCCATTACGCGCTACTGGTCGCCCGCTCGTAATCAGGCTTTGGCAACCGGTTGCCCGGGAAGCGGTCACCGCGATCAGAACCGCTCATAGATGTCGCGCTGGAAGAGATCGAGTTCGGTGACTGCAGCCGGAGCGTCCTGTCTGGCAGCCGTGACGATGGCGTCCGCGACGTCCTCGGCGGCGAGTTCTTCGTCGGGGTCCAGTCGCTCGGCGTTGGTCCGATCGCGGCGCTCGCGTGCGAACTCCGTCGGGACGCCCGAGGGATTGATCAGCGAGACTGCGACCCCCTCCGGACCAACGCGTCCCGCGAGGCTGTGAGCGAATCCGCGGAGCCACCACTTCGAGGCGGCGTAGATCGGCGTCGACGTGCTCGGGTACTTTCCTTTGAAACTGCCGACGAAGACGAGCGTACCGTCCGTGTCCCGGAGCGGGTCGAGCGCCGCGCGCGCAGTATAAAAGGCCCCATCGACGTTCGTCGCCCGAACTGCGTGGTACTCCTCCAGTGGGATCTCGTCGATCGGCCGGTTCCGCCGTTCGCCTGTCCCGGCATTGACGACGGCGACGTCAAGGCGTCCGAACCGCTCGACGGTAGCGTCAACCAGGGACTGGACGGCGTGTGGATCGGTTACGTCGGTCGGCACGACCCGCGTCTCGGCTCCGTGCTCGGATGCGATCGCGTCTGCTACGCTCCGAAGATCGCTCTCGGTTCTTGCGGCAAGCACGACATCGTACCCCTCGCCAGCGAGTCGGGACGCCGTGGCTCGGCCGATGCCGCGGCTGGCTCCGGTAACGAGTGCGACCTGATCGGGATCGCCATGATCGGCAGTGGGGCGGTCGGAATCGCTCCCCATCAGCTATCCGCGGACAGTACCTGCCTCACGCGTTCGGCCGCCGGTTCGTGCTCGGTGTCACGAATGCCAGCGACGGCGTCTTTGAACGCGACGTTGTAGCTTCCGGGGCCGTGTACATCGCCGAACGCGCCGTTCGCGGCGGCCTCCCCGGCCAGTCCGAACGCGACGGTTGCGGCCAGCGCCGCCTCCTCGACGTCTTCGATTGCCCCCGCAAACGTCGCTACGGACGCTCCGAGCATACAGCCAGTGCCGACGACCGTCCCCATGTCGGGATGGCCTGCTGTAACCTCGTAGGCCCGCTCTCCGCTCGCGACGACATCCGTTTCGCCCGACGCGACGACGACGGTATCGTACTGCTGGGCGCAGGCGATTGCGGTTGTCGCGATGTCACTGTACTCGCCGATGGATTCGACACCGCGAACGTCGGCGTCCTCGCCTGTGAGAGCTGTGATCTCGCCGTAGTTACCCTTGATCGCGGCGATGTCCAGTTCGCTCGCAAGTCGCTCGGCGACCCGGTCGCGAGTCGGGGTCGCACCGACACCGACTGGGTCGAGAACGACTGGGACATCGTTCTCGTTCGCGGACTCGCCCGCCTCGACCATCGTCGCTTCCCCTTCCTCGCTGACGGTTCCCATGTTGAGCAGGCAGCCCTGGGCGGCGGCGACCATGTCGCCGACCTCCCGTTCGTCGTCGGACATCACCGGCAGCCCGCCCCAGTGCAGAATTATCTGGGCGACGTCGTTGACGGTGACGTTGTTCGTGACGGCGTTGACGAGCGGTGAACCCTCCGCCACCGCGGCGAGCGCGTCGTCAAGGTCGACTGTCATGCCGACCCCTCCACGGCTGGGTCGTCAGCACGCCGACGTTTCCCGCTCCGTACGGCCTCCGCGAGCGCTCGCGTCGCATCCTCCGGATCGTCAGCCGCGGTGATCGCCGAGATGACGGCGACGCCGTCGGCCCCGGCCTCGACCACATCTGCTGCGCGACCGGGCGTGACGCCGCCGATACCGACGATCGGGATATCGACTGCCTCGGCGATTTCCGTGAGTGTGTCGAGGCCGATCGCCTGCTCGTCCGCGTCGACGTCCTTGGAACTCGTCGCGTAGACTGCGCCGACGCCGAGGTAGTCCGCGCCGTTCTCTTCGGCTGTTGCGGCGGCGGCGACTGTCGAGACGGAGCGACCGATAATCGCGTCCTCGCCTAGCTGGTCGCGGGCTGGGGCTACAGGGAGGTCGTCATCGCCGAGGTGGACGCCGTCAGCCTCTGCGGCGACCGCCACGTCAACCCGATCGTTGACGACGAGCGCCACGCCTGCGTCGGCAGTTGGTTCGCGGAGCTCTCGGGTAATCGCGAGCTGATCGGCCGCGCTCCGGTGTTTCTCCCGGACCTGCACGATATCAATGCCGCCAGCGATTGCAGCATCGACGATCTCGGTCGTAGTTCGGCCCGCCGAGAGGTCTTCCTGTGTCACGAGATAGGTGTCGAGGGTGACGCTCATTGTACGCCTCGGCTACGTACCACGCGGTTTTACTACTGGCGATTCCGCGCGCGTCGGATCCCGATGTGGTTGACGCGGGCGGTTCCGCTGGACCGGCAGTGAAAACTCCCCTGTCCATCTGGATTCTCTGTCGGTTGCGTTTCGTGAGTATTTGAAGATGTGTTGTAACGGTTGTACTGAATATAGTGGGTTAATGCAGTACTCACACTGGTGATCAAGAAACGAGATCAAGCGTAAGCGGGTACTCGTACACTTGATCATTGCTCGCCTGGATGATCGCGATGATAATCAGGATAAAATACGCGATCATCAATACTGGGAAGAGAACGAGTCCGACAAGCAGTAGGATCGAAAGTGCAGCGCCAATCAACAACAGCGTCCACGTTATCTGGAAGTTCACCGCTTGCTTGCCGTTTTCGTCGACGAACGGGCCTTCATCTTTTTTGATTGCCCACACGACAAGTGGCCCAAGAATGTTTCCTAGTGGGATGAAAAAGCCGATGAACGCCACCGCATGAACGACGACGCCCCATGTCCGCTCTTCACCACTTACGTCGTGCCTGAATGCTTCATCCCCGGTGGTATCATCGGGACCGTCTATGCTGTCCGGGCCTGAACTCATACACACTACATCAACCACCCGAAAGAAAAAACCACGCGTGACTCAAACTGGAATTGTAGTCTTTCAGTATCGAGAAGGGACGAAAAGACCCACGCCTGTAGTTGTGGTGAGATGTGACTTTTCCCCACCCTACTCGCTCACGGCTGCTGCCAGTCGTATCGTGAAGAAGAGAACTCACAGCCTACATCCGGCCAAACCGTGTCACTACCGCTGATCCGTTTCTGGTGATCGCAATACTCCGGTACGGTGAGTGTTACTGCCACGTTAAAGTAAGCATCTACCATAAAGACGGTATGACGAACATAGCAATCGTCGGCGGTGGACCAGCGGGACTCAGCGCAGCCCTGTTCGTACGAAAAAACGGACTGGACGCAGTCGTCTTCGATACGGACGAGACGTGGATGCACAAGGCACATCTGTTCAACTACCTCGGTATCGGCTCGGTCGGCGGGAGCGAGTTCATGGCGACGGCCCGACAACAGGTTGACGACTTCGGCGTCGACCGCCGGCAGGGCGAAGAAGTGACAGACGTCTCCGAGAACGGGGACGGTTTCACTGTAACGACCGAAGAGGATGAGATTCAGGCGGACTACGTCGTGCTTGCGACCGGAGCCAACCGCGACCTGGCAGCGGAGCTCGGTTGCGAATTCGACGACGACGGGACAGTTGCAGTCGACATTACGATGGAAACCAGCGTCGAGGACGCCTATGCGACCGGCGCGATGCCCCGCGCCGAGGAGTGGCAAGCGGCGATCTCGGTCGGTGATGGCGCAGCGGCGGCGCTCAATATCCTGTCGAAGGAGAAAGGCGAGCACTACCACGACTTCGACGTACCGGCGGATGCGGAGGCAGTGTTCAGCGGTATGAGCGACGAGTAGCAGCCTACAGTTTTCCGGCGAGCACTTTCGCGGCCGTAAGCACAGGGTCCCAGACCGGACTGAACGGCGGCGCGTAGGCGAGATCGAGGTTCTGTAGCTCCGTGACGGTGAGCCCGGAGCCGAGGGCGGTCGCGACGGTGTCGATCCGCTTGACGCCGTCCGCACCGACCATGCTGGCACCCAGTACCCGGCCTGTCTCTCGATCGGCGATAAGCGTCACCGTGAGTTCCGAGCCGCCCGGATAGTAGTGTGGGCGCGTCGGTGCGTCGATCGTCACCGAGACGGGGTCGAAGCCGGCCTCACGGGCCCGTTCCTCGTCGAGTACCCCTGTCCGGGCCGCGCCGAGATCGAACGCCTTGACAATCGCCGTCCCGGCCGTCCCGCCAGTCTCGGTCGGGTCGCCTGCGACCGTGGTCCCGATCGCCCGCCCGGCGCGGTTGGCCGTCAGTGCCAGTGGGACGTGATCTGGGTCGCCGGTGACGACGTTCTCCGCTTCCGCACAATCCCCTGCCGCGTAC
This DNA window, taken from Natranaeroarchaeum aerophilus, encodes the following:
- a CDS encoding SDR family oxidoreductase, which produces MGSDSDRPTADHGDPDQVALVTGASRGIGRATASRLAGEGYDVVLAARTESDLRSVADAIASEHGAETRVVPTDVTDPHAVQSLVDATVERFGRLDVAVVNAGTGERRNRPIDEIPLEEYHAVRATNVDGAFYTARAALDPLRDTDGTLVFVGSFKGKYPSTSTPIYAASKWWLRGFAHSLAGRVGPEGVAVSLINPSGVPTEFARERRDRTNAERLDPDEELAAEDVADAIVTAARQDAPAAVTELDLFQRDIYERF
- the thiM gene encoding hydroxyethylthiazole kinase, which encodes MTVDLDDALAAVAEGSPLVNAVTNNVTVNDVAQIILHWGGLPVMSDDEREVGDMVAAAQGCLLNMGTVSEEGEATMVEAGESANENDVPVVLDPVGVGATPTRDRVAERLASELDIAAIKGNYGEITALTGEDADVRGVESIGEYSDIATTAIACAQQYDTVVVASGETDVVASGERAYEVTAGHPDMGTVVGTGCMLGASVATFAGAIEDVEEAALAATVAFGLAGEAAANGAFGDVHGPGSYNVAFKDAVAGIRDTEHEPAAERVRQVLSADS
- the thiE gene encoding thiamine phosphate synthase, coding for MSVTLDTYLVTQEDLSAGRTTTEIVDAAIAGGIDIVQVREKHRSAADQLAITRELREPTADAGVALVVNDRVDVAVAAEADGVHLGDDDLPVAPARDQLGEDAIIGRSVSTVAAAATAEENGADYLGVGAVYATSSKDVDADEQAIGLDTLTEIAEAVDIPIVGIGGVTPGRAADVVEAGADGVAVISAITAADDPEDATRALAEAVRSGKRRRADDPAVEGSA
- a CDS encoding DUF4870 domain-containing protein; this encodes MSSGPDSIDGPDDTTGDEAFRHDVSGEERTWGVVVHAVAFIGFFIPLGNILGPLVVWAIKKDEGPFVDENGKQAVNFQITWTLLLIGAALSILLLVGLVLFPVLMIAYFILIIIAIIQASNDQVYEYPLTLDLVS
- a CDS encoding FAD-dependent oxidoreductase codes for the protein MTNIAIVGGGPAGLSAALFVRKNGLDAVVFDTDETWMHKAHLFNYLGIGSVGGSEFMATARQQVDDFGVDRRQGEEVTDVSENGDGFTVTTEEDEIQADYVVLATGANRDLAAELGCEFDDDGTVAVDITMETSVEDAYATGAMPRAEEWQAAISVGDGAAAALNILSKEKGEHYHDFDVPADAEAVFSGMSDE